From Woronichinia naegeliana WA131, the proteins below share one genomic window:
- a CDS encoding Rpn family recombination-promoting nuclease/putative transposase has protein sequence MRTDTIFCQLFLTFNSLLFELLGEPVDDAAHYQFISAEIKEKAFRFDGIFMPDREDKPLYFVEVQFQNKPDFYWEFIAEINLYLNQYKPIQDWKAVALFAQRRFEVISLTIYQQELINSGRIIPLYLDEVRSGSIGVGLIELILVQESQAPVLVQQLLQRARTEIVDPLVTRDIIDLLETVLVSKFAQLSRKEIQAMFLLSDIKQTKVYQEAKQEGRQEGRQEGEVRLLIRQLSRRFGKINDRRIQIINSLTLEQLDDLGEALLDFGELADLDNWLGFRIGE, from the coding sequence ATGCGTACTGATACAATCTTTTGTCAATTATTCCTAACCTTTAACTCTCTTCTCTTTGAATTACTGGGAGAACCTGTTGACGATGCGGCTCATTACCAATTTATCTCTGCTGAAATCAAGGAAAAGGCTTTTCGTTTTGACGGAATTTTTATGCCAGATCGAGAAGATAAGCCGCTCTATTTTGTTGAAGTACAATTCCAAAACAAGCCCGACTTTTACTGGGAATTTATCGCTGAAATTAACCTCTATTTGAATCAATATAAACCTATTCAAGATTGGAAGGCGGTCGCTCTTTTTGCACAGCGACGTTTTGAAGTGATCTCTTTAACGATTTACCAACAGGAATTGATTAATAGTGGTCGGATTATTCCTCTTTATTTGGATGAGGTGCGATCGGGTTCTATTGGAGTTGGGTTGATTGAGTTAATTCTAGTTCAAGAATCCCAAGCTCCTGTTTTAGTCCAACAATTATTACAAAGAGCCAGGACAGAAATTGTTGATCCTTTAGTGACCCGCGATATTATAGATTTATTGGAGACGGTATTGGTTTCCAAATTTGCCCAATTAAGCCGCAAGGAGATTCAAGCGATGTTTTTACTGAGTGATATTAAGCAAACAAAAGTCTATCAAGAGGCTAAACAGGAAGGTCGTCAGGAAGGTCGTCAAGAGGGAGAGGTTCGTTTGCTGATTCGTCAGTTATCTCGGCGTTTTGGGAAGATTAACGATCGCCGTATTCAAATTATTAATAGTTTGACCCTGGAGCAGTTGGATGATTTGGGAGAAGCTCTATTGGATTTTGGTGAACTTGCAGATTTAGATAATTGGTTAGGGTTTC